GGTGATGGAGCCAGGGCTATGTTCCTGGTCTGTTCTGCTGGATCTCCTGCTCCCTGGCCCACCGTCTGTCATATCCTTATCATTAGTCCATGACATGCGGGAGTCTCCGTCCCGCGAGGGTGCTTTCTCCTCGCCGATGACCATTTTATGGACTCCCCCGCCAATCTTGTCCCTCATGGAGCCCTGGAAGAGGCGGCGGACGAAGCTGTAGCCCTTCAGCTCCACACTGCCATTCTCGCCATTGGGACTCTTGCACTCTTTCTTCTGCCGGTAGATGACGAGCGAGTCGGGTCTCATCATGCGTTTGCCAGTGCTCCTGCGGAGGACGGGGGCACTGTGCGGGGCCACTGGGGTGGTGAATCCGTGTGCTCTGGGGCTGGGGAGCTTCCTGTTGTTGATGACGTTTTTATGAGCCTCCATGTCGATGGAAGACAGTTGATTCTCCTTTCTGGAGTCGtcgttttcattttcatccctGGAGGTAAAAGATCCGGACAGAGTGGAGAAGGGGGTGCCGGATAAACGGCGAGGAGGGAGTTGGGGAGAGGCAAAAGCCCTccgaggcggcggcggggtGGCGCACGGCACCAACACTGGTTCCTGTTTGGTGTTGATGACCTGCTGGCTCTTGACATACTTAGCCTTGTCTGCTTCCAGCCTCTCTACGGCGCTAATCGCTCGACCGTGGTTCCCGCCGTCGATCTGCCGCCGCAAGTACTCCGGACCCTTGTTGAGGAGCCGAAGGGGGGACGGTGACCCGATGGGGGTCAACGGCTTCATGATGATTCCACAGGATAGGAAAGACCTCCAAACTGTGCAGTCGCTGGTTCAACACGTGAGTTTCATTCCTTGAAATTGGAGGGTAGCATTTGAGGAAACCACAGTGTTTAAGTTTGGTGTCTCTTTTTGCGGAGGGGGGTAATCTTAGCGCTTAGGTTAATTGATATCCAGTATGTACACAGTCCTTTGGATAAGTGGGCGGCCCTTTTTGTGTCGGAAAGTGAGACACTCCCTGGCCACAGCACAGCCCAAATAGCAGGCGGGGTTGGTCTTTGGAAAAGTCGGCTTCTTTGCCTCCCTCGACTCGCTTGCACCCGGCACCGGGCAACTCGACACGTCGCCTGACAGATGGGTCAATGTTTTTCGCCGTGGCCTCACCTGTGTGGACCCTGGGGAGGcacaaagaaagagagaggaggTTTTAGTCGTTTGACAGAGCAGATGGCAGACGCTGCTATTGTTGCCTGTGCGTATTTAAAGCAGGTGGGAGTTGCATGGCCTCAAGATGCCAACCTGACACATGTCACTCATAC
This DNA window, taken from Syngnathus acus chromosome 16, fSynAcu1.2, whole genome shotgun sequence, encodes the following:
- the si:ch211-107n13.1 gene encoding protein FAM110B, which codes for MKPLTPIGSPSPLRLLNKGPEYLRRQIDGGNHGRAISAVERLEADKAKYVKSQQVINTKQEPVLVPCATPPPPRRAFASPQLPPRRLSGTPFSTLSGSFTSRDENENDDSRKENQLSSIDMEAHKNVINNRKLPSPRAHGFTTPVAPHSAPVLRRSTGKRMMRPDSLVIYRQKKECKSPNGENGSVELKGYSFVRRLFQGSMRDKIGGGVHKMVIGEEKAPSRDGDSRMSWTNDKDMTDGGPGSRRSSRTDQEHSPGSITSPGLGSTTDQTNDGSKDTTDEGMDDNDPWRRVIPQRSSCGSKFGVLRRSKSDLHLRCSVAWSEQEQFFDFCGLDADLIERLGRDNFPSGASSIDTLSLALRSVAGDGGTEPSEFSRHSGDGLFQEELAEQPPTGVSIIERNARVIKWLYGCKNAAREGPKESTV